In Kordia antarctica, the following proteins share a genomic window:
- the msrA gene encoding peptide-methionine (S)-S-oxide reductase MsrA: MENKNIETATIGGGCFWCTEAVFQEIKGIETVVSGYAGGTVPGRPTYREICSGLTGHAEVIQVTFDATVVSFQEILVMFMATHDPTALNRQGADVGTQYRSVVFYHDEKQRETAEIVMKEMASYYDEPIVTEVSALPPFFEAELEHQNYYRENQEQGYCNYVITPKLTKLRKLFADKLK, encoded by the coding sequence ATGGAGAATAAAAATATAGAAACTGCCACTATTGGTGGCGGATGTTTTTGGTGTACAGAAGCCGTTTTTCAGGAAATAAAAGGTATTGAAACAGTTGTTTCCGGTTATGCTGGCGGAACAGTTCCTGGAAGACCAACGTATCGTGAAATTTGTTCAGGACTTACGGGACACGCCGAAGTGATTCAAGTAACGTTTGATGCTACTGTTGTTTCGTTTCAAGAGATTTTAGTGATGTTTATGGCAACACACGATCCTACAGCTTTGAATAGACAAGGCGCTGATGTTGGAACACAATATCGTTCCGTTGTTTTTTATCATGATGAGAAACAACGTGAAACTGCCGAAATTGTGATGAAAGAAATGGCTTCGTATTATGACGAACCAATTGTTACAGAAGTTTCCGCTTTGCCACCTTTTTTTGAAGCTGAACTAGAACATCAAAATTATTATAGAGAAAATCAAGAACAAGGATATTGTAATTATGTGATTACACCAAAGTTGACGAAGTTACGAAAGTTGTTTGCGGATAAGTTGAAGTAG
- a CDS encoding outer membrane beta-barrel protein encodes MKRYILILYLLLLATTAIAQNISYEIKGSVNGVMDSIPLESATIYLQNSKDNALLTYTTSNRKGEFSLSGKTSLKNATLFISYVGSKTFSKSITLQPSINLKSIYLEDTSMLDAVMISSKAPVTIKQDTLEFNPNSFKTKRNASVEDFIKKLPGAQVDDEGNITVNGKKVDKILVNGKPFFANDPTIATQNLTKEIIEKLQITDSKTNSEAFTGETGDGNFKTINLVIKEENNKGSFGKLSTGIGDNDRYEISGNYNKFNNNRNISVIGTGNNINAPRVGFGTKGIRTSRKGGFTYADELIKNNSLSVNYVYSDAQFENRQTQFTEYIVPDAPYFSSATSRSKTDNRSHAVDVQYQATIDSTFHIDLVSSFTYLPGENSYQGNSETFDESQELTNASTINANGTETQKEFRNALYLTKKIGDKGAFIKVRLNQSAADFNRDDFTASELFFFNSTTDDIIRNQFTNTDDRGSSLNTGITFRLPIVGRKLFVDFTYDNYHRKEESDKAVFDFNEDQQAFSTFNTELSSDFIYRNNAMIPSVELNYKNEKIKAFINFDYAFRTLENKDRLRPEFDIKQRFKIFTYSGGIRYKISRKTIINTGIGLTNSIPSLSQLQSFTNVSNPLNITRGNPNLKPQNRYSIHVDFRTNNFQKGYGLYTRLKANFDTNRVVSKYTINDDLVRETTFVNVDGNYGYHSYFNLYKKIKFDQTRVMRINLNGSINTTKRINFNNDSRYNVKTTNYMPSLGFDFEWEKAFDFNVNYNWKYSQTNYSLDGFNNQEIITHELDFYTATQIFKNLNWENNVRYVYNPNVSNGFDKYAWSWNSSLTYSFLDDSANISLRVYDLLNQNINTRRIVNTDYIQNTQSLILQRFVMLSLDWKFNSFKRK; translated from the coding sequence ATGAAAAGGTACATTCTCATACTATACCTGTTACTTTTGGCTACGACTGCAATTGCGCAGAACATATCGTACGAAATCAAAGGTTCTGTAAATGGTGTAATGGATAGTATTCCTTTAGAATCGGCAACAATATACCTGCAAAATAGTAAAGACAATGCCCTCTTAACCTACACTACTTCCAACCGAAAAGGAGAGTTCTCCCTAAGTGGTAAAACTTCTTTGAAGAATGCCACGCTCTTCATTTCTTATGTTGGAAGTAAAACATTTTCTAAATCGATTACGTTACAACCTTCTATAAATTTAAAATCAATATATCTTGAAGATACTTCTATGTTAGACGCGGTAATGATAAGCTCAAAAGCACCTGTTACCATAAAACAAGATACCTTAGAATTTAATCCTAATTCGTTCAAAACCAAACGAAATGCCAGTGTTGAAGACTTTATCAAAAAATTACCTGGCGCGCAAGTAGATGATGAAGGAAACATTACTGTCAACGGAAAAAAAGTGGACAAAATACTAGTCAACGGGAAACCTTTTTTCGCAAACGATCCGACGATTGCTACACAAAATTTGACCAAAGAAATCATAGAAAAACTACAAATTACAGACTCAAAAACGAATTCTGAAGCCTTTACAGGAGAAACTGGCGACGGAAATTTTAAAACGATCAATCTTGTGATCAAAGAAGAAAATAACAAAGGTTCGTTTGGGAAACTTTCCACAGGAATTGGCGATAATGATCGGTATGAAATTTCAGGAAACTACAACAAATTCAACAACAATAGAAACATTAGCGTAATTGGTACTGGCAATAATATCAACGCGCCAAGAGTTGGTTTTGGTACCAAAGGAATTCGGACATCTCGGAAAGGTGGTTTTACATATGCTGATGAACTCATTAAAAACAATTCATTATCGGTAAATTACGTATATTCTGATGCGCAATTTGAAAACAGACAAACGCAATTTACAGAATACATAGTTCCAGATGCGCCTTACTTTTCTAGTGCAACTTCACGATCAAAAACAGACAATAGAAGTCATGCAGTCGATGTACAATATCAAGCCACTATTGATTCTACATTTCATATAGATTTAGTATCAAGTTTTACGTATTTGCCTGGCGAAAACAGTTATCAAGGCAATTCAGAAACATTTGATGAATCTCAGGAATTAACGAATGCTTCAACAATAAATGCCAACGGAACGGAAACGCAAAAAGAATTTAGAAACGCGTTATATCTAACCAAAAAAATAGGAGACAAAGGCGCATTTATAAAAGTGCGTCTCAACCAAAGTGCTGCTGATTTTAATAGAGATGATTTTACAGCTTCTGAATTGTTTTTTTTCAATTCGACAACGGACGATATCATTCGAAATCAATTTACAAACACAGACGATCGTGGAAGTTCATTGAACACAGGAATTACATTCAGATTGCCCATTGTTGGACGAAAATTATTTGTAGATTTTACATACGATAACTATCATCGAAAAGAAGAAAGTGACAAAGCTGTTTTTGATTTTAATGAAGATCAACAAGCGTTTTCGACATTCAATACCGAATTAAGTTCTGACTTTATTTATCGTAATAACGCGATGATTCCGAGTGTGGAATTAAACTATAAAAACGAAAAAATAAAAGCGTTTATCAATTTCGATTATGCGTTCCGAACTTTGGAAAATAAAGATCGATTGCGACCCGAATTCGACATCAAACAACGTTTTAAGATCTTTACATATTCAGGAGGAATTCGGTATAAAATCAGCCGAAAAACGATTATAAATACTGGAATTGGACTTACAAACTCCATTCCGTCATTATCGCAATTGCAATCGTTTACCAATGTTTCCAATCCGTTAAATATAACGCGTGGAAATCCAAACCTAAAACCTCAAAATCGATACAGTATTCATGTAGATTTTAGAACGAATAACTTTCAAAAAGGTTATGGATTATACACGCGACTCAAAGCAAATTTTGACACTAACAGAGTTGTTTCAAAATATACAATTAACGACGATTTGGTACGCGAAACAACGTTTGTAAACGTAGATGGAAATTACGGATATCACAGTTATTTCAATCTATACAAAAAAATAAAATTTGATCAAACACGCGTCATGCGAATCAATTTGAATGGTTCTATAAATACAACAAAACGAATTAATTTCAATAATGACAGTCGTTACAATGTGAAAACAACGAATTATATGCCTTCACTCGGATTTGATTTTGAATGGGAAAAAGCGTTCGATTTCAATGTAAATTACAATTGGAAGTATTCACAAACCAACTATTCTCTTGACGGTTTTAACAATCAAGAAATCATAACACATGAGCTCGATTTTTACACAGCGACACAAATTTTTAAGAATCTGAATTGGGAAAATAATGTTCGATATGTTTACAATCCGAATGTTTCCAACGGTTTTGACAAATATGCGTGGTCGTGGAACAGTTCATTAACATATAGTTTTTTGGATGACAGCGCAAATATATCGCTCAGAGTATATGATTTGCTCAATCAGAACATCAACACACGCCGAATTGTAAATACAGATTACATTCAAAATACGCAAAGCCTCATATTGCAACGATTTGTAATGCTTTCGCTTGATTGGAAATTTAATTCTTTTAAGCGGAAATAA
- a CDS encoding alpha-amylase family glycosyl hydrolase: MKKIPLFLITLFLFISCETEKKEAEKTPEINEKTIAAVSDEMLENAVIYEANIRQYSKEGSFDAFTKDIPQLKDLGVKIIWLMPIFPISETKRKATGGDFASKIEDPEERKKHLGSYYAVSDFTKINPEFGTIEDFRALVKTAHDNGIYVILDWVPNHTGWDHTWLKTNPEFYTKNAKGEITDPLNEDGIPVGWADVADLNYDNKELRKAMIKDMNFWLTEENVDGLRCDVAGSVPTDFWQEAIPKLRETKDIFMLAEAWEPELLKNNLFDMAYGWDTHHRMNHIAKGEETVADWDKRMQQIDSLYERNDILMNFVTNHDENSWNGTIEERMGKGAEAFTALSFVAPGMPLIYSGQEYDMKHRLKFFEKDEIPKEKGKTWTLLEKLGSLKASNAALNGGKNAASYTKISTSKAANVLAFKREKGGKKVYYIGNLSKEAVITKIDLAGSFSNYMNGDMVTFREGQDVALQPWQYMVLVAQ, encoded by the coding sequence ATGAAGAAAATCCCTTTATTTTTAATTACACTATTTCTTTTTATTTCGTGTGAAACGGAAAAGAAAGAAGCTGAGAAAACTCCAGAAATCAATGAAAAAACGATTGCTGCAGTTTCTGATGAAATGCTAGAAAACGCAGTTATTTACGAAGCAAATATTCGTCAATATTCAAAAGAAGGTTCGTTTGATGCGTTTACGAAAGATATTCCGCAGTTGAAAGATTTGGGCGTAAAAATCATCTGGCTGATGCCAATTTTCCCAATTTCGGAGACGAAACGAAAGGCTACTGGCGGTGATTTTGCAAGTAAAATTGAAGATCCCGAGGAACGTAAAAAGCATTTGGGAAGTTATTATGCCGTTTCAGATTTCACTAAAATTAACCCTGAGTTTGGAACTATTGAAGATTTTAGAGCACTTGTAAAAACTGCGCATGATAACGGAATATATGTGATTTTGGATTGGGTTCCAAATCATACAGGTTGGGATCATACGTGGCTGAAAACAAATCCAGAATTTTATACAAAGAATGCCAAAGGCGAAATTACCGATCCGTTAAATGAAGATGGAATTCCTGTTGGTTGGGCAGATGTTGCTGATTTGAATTATGACAATAAAGAATTGCGCAAAGCGATGATAAAAGATATGAATTTTTGGTTGACAGAGGAAAATGTAGATGGTTTACGTTGCGATGTTGCAGGTTCGGTTCCGACAGATTTTTGGCAAGAAGCAATTCCGAAATTGCGAGAAACTAAAGACATTTTTATGCTTGCAGAAGCTTGGGAACCTGAGTTGTTGAAAAATAATTTGTTTGATATGGCGTACGGTTGGGACACACATCACCGCATGAATCATATTGCAAAAGGTGAAGAAACTGTTGCTGATTGGGACAAACGCATGCAACAGATTGATTCGTTGTATGAACGCAATGATATTTTGATGAATTTTGTAACGAATCATGATGAGAATTCTTGGAATGGAACTATTGAAGAACGCATGGGAAAAGGTGCTGAAGCGTTTACAGCATTGAGTTTTGTTGCACCAGGAATGCCGTTAATTTATTCAGGACAAGAATATGATATGAAACATCGTTTGAAGTTTTTTGAGAAGGATGAGATTCCAAAAGAGAAAGGAAAAACGTGGACGCTGTTAGAGAAGTTAGGTTCTTTGAAAGCTTCAAATGCAGCATTGAATGGTGGAAAAAATGCCGCTTCTTATACTAAAATTTCAACAAGCAAAGCTGCTAATGTATTGGCGTTTAAGCGTGAGAAAGGTGGAAAAAAAGTGTATTATATTGGAAATCTTTCGAAAGAAGCAGTTATTACAAAAATTGATCTTGCTGGAAGTTTTTCAAATTATATGAATGGTGATATGGTAACTTTTAGAGAAGGACAAGATGTTGCTTTACAGCCTTGGCAGTATATGGTTTTGGTTGCTCAGTAA
- a CDS encoding thiol-disulfide oxidoreductase DCC family protein, producing MWNQLLKNHTIIMYDGTCGFCNEYIQFILDRNPSQKLKFVSSQSETGQQLINLLNIQGFTTSIIVVQNHRYYKKSTAIFKIMKQLGTSWKYVSYLQIIPTFISDFVYSILSKYRYKLAKQHCRLISKEEQHFFL from the coding sequence ATGTGGAATCAACTATTAAAAAATCATACGATTATAATGTATGATGGAACTTGCGGATTTTGTAACGAATATATTCAATTTATTCTGGACAGAAATCCTTCACAGAAACTCAAATTTGTTTCGTCACAGTCAGAAACTGGACAACAACTAATCAATTTACTAAACATTCAAGGATTTACGACTTCCATAATTGTCGTGCAAAACCATCGATATTACAAAAAATCCACAGCGATTTTTAAAATCATGAAACAACTTGGAACATCTTGGAAATACGTAAGTTACTTGCAAATAATTCCAACATTCATCTCAGATTTTGTGTATTCGATCCTATCAAAATACAGATACAAATTAGCAAAGCAACATTGCAGGCTAATTTCTAAAGAAGAACAACATTTCTTTCTTTAA